In Tumebacillus amylolyticus, a single window of DNA contains:
- a CDS encoding diguanylate cyclase domain-containing protein — protein MYISEREYHPLLSRLTDVAAQSTAFVVALVDLDRFHEVLPEMELGEKLKQMHELIQNLVPSELLYLGRDEFAVVSADHRVEDLFLHVTLAKQALEQRFGATFSAGLAEYPKHGDDVKELLRALEESLYRAKQEGRNRIVFAADTKMKLKSNYYTLTQLDRLSRLAKELNRSEASLLRESLDDFLRQFEQ, from the coding sequence ATGTATATAAGCGAGCGTGAGTATCACCCGCTCCTCTCACGGTTGACAGATGTGGCTGCGCAATCGACTGCGTTTGTCGTGGCCTTGGTGGACTTGGACCGCTTCCACGAGGTACTTCCGGAGATGGAGTTGGGTGAGAAGCTCAAGCAGATGCACGAACTTATACAGAATCTCGTGCCGTCTGAACTACTCTACCTGGGTCGCGATGAATTCGCCGTTGTAAGTGCGGATCATCGGGTCGAGGATCTCTTCTTGCACGTAACGCTTGCCAAGCAAGCTTTGGAGCAACGCTTTGGTGCCACGTTCAGCGCGGGGCTGGCGGAGTATCCGAAGCACGGCGACGACGTCAAAGAACTGCTGCGCGCCTTGGAGGAATCGCTCTACCGCGCCAAGCAGGAAGGGCGTAACCGCATCGTCTTCGCAGCAGACACCAAGATGAAACTCAAGAGCAACTACTACACCTTAACCCAGCTCGACCGTTTGTCTCGACTGGCCAAGGAACTGAATCGTTCCGAAGCTTCTCTGCTCCGGGAAAGCCTCGACGACTTCCTGCGACAATTCGAACAATAA
- a CDS encoding nucleotidyltransferase family protein gives MTDKLTAEQLINLYYGDVDSRATLAAQLTSETAHHLLETARLNKIFPEIYEALQPHFTLEEEHHLFYQRYRNMREEIFRILNGMGVDGAGLDFLVLKGPGIEAYYPPGKSRYFHDLDVAVSSLDEFWKTGHVLLENELDQFSTMTMFTEPDTGLTHGGARFDPVEETLEFEGVEVQIGAYSMNMRTYLPWETFTRGRRQVRLADVTVPVPDREGNLLIYLAELMSRTKLMLRDLFDVTCVTQPHDISLADEIDLDYVAQVIERYHLHYALRLLLHSYEETPVLETPPMLLELAGRVGVQPTLPPFEELRRFHILPYLRRNTSSPLRNYWYHNLRETTTRWNDTDRWLTLMKAADLRFGAKPFFQNGAYVYFMKLNAMQHEGAWKWLKVDRYDVVLTPIGSFVVCCHALYGDEELDELAGELEQMYG, from the coding sequence ATGACAGACAAATTAACAGCTGAACAGCTGATCAACCTTTATTACGGGGACGTTGATTCCCGTGCGACTTTGGCTGCACAATTGACGTCCGAAACCGCGCATCATTTGTTGGAGACGGCGCGACTGAACAAGATCTTCCCCGAGATCTACGAAGCTTTGCAGCCGCACTTTACATTGGAAGAGGAGCACCATCTCTTCTATCAACGATACCGCAACATGCGGGAGGAGATTTTCCGCATCCTCAACGGGATGGGTGTTGACGGTGCCGGTCTGGACTTTCTCGTTTTGAAAGGACCTGGCATCGAAGCTTATTATCCGCCGGGCAAGTCCCGCTATTTTCACGACCTTGACGTCGCCGTCTCGTCGCTCGATGAGTTTTGGAAGACCGGTCACGTGTTGTTGGAGAACGAATTGGATCAGTTCAGCACGATGACGATGTTCACGGAGCCTGATACGGGTCTGACCCATGGGGGAGCCCGTTTTGATCCGGTGGAAGAGACGCTAGAATTTGAAGGCGTTGAAGTGCAAATCGGAGCGTACTCGATGAACATGCGCACCTACCTTCCGTGGGAGACGTTCACCAGAGGCCGCCGTCAAGTCCGATTGGCGGATGTGACGGTTCCCGTTCCCGACCGCGAAGGAAATCTGTTGATTTATCTCGCGGAATTGATGTCTCGTACGAAATTAATGCTTCGTGATCTATTCGACGTCACCTGTGTCACGCAGCCACACGACATCTCCCTTGCGGATGAAATCGATCTGGACTATGTGGCACAGGTCATCGAACGCTACCACTTGCACTACGCCTTGCGTTTGTTGCTGCATTCCTATGAAGAGACCCCCGTTCTGGAAACGCCTCCGATGTTGTTGGAGTTAGCAGGACGAGTTGGGGTTCAGCCCACCCTTCCGCCCTTTGAAGAGCTGCGACGTTTTCATATCCTCCCATACCTGCGTCGTAACACATCGAGTCCGTTGCGGAACTACTGGTACCATAACCTGCGGGAAACGACGACGCGCTGGAATGATACGGACCGTTGGTTGACGTTGATGAAAGCGGCAGACTTGCGTTTCGGAGCCAAGCCCTTTTTCCAAAACGGAGCGTATGTGTACTTTATGAAGCTCAATGCGATGCAACATGAAGGAGCATGGAAGTGGCTGAAAGTCGACCGCTACGATGTCGTTCTGACGCCGATCGGCAGTTTTGTGGTCTGCTGCCACGCTTTGTATGGAGACGAGGAACTGGACGAACTGGCGGGCGAATTGGAACAGATGTATGGATGA